From a single Collimonas pratensis genomic region:
- the glmS gene encoding glutamine--fructose-6-phosphate transaminase (isomerizing), whose translation MCGIVAAVAQINVTPILLEGLKRLEYRGYDSCGVALHIDGKLQRSRSTSRVADLEIQVEKAHLSGFTGIAHTRWATHGAPATHNAHPHFSRDRIALVHNGIIENHDELRAELQAAGYHFESQTDTEVIAHLVDHMYSGDLFATVQQAVKRLTGAYAIAVFCVDEPHRVVAARQGSPLIVGVGQGQNFVASDAMALAGTTDQIIYLEEGDVVDLQLQRVWIVDAAGKAVEREVKTVHAYSSAVELGPYQHYMQKEIFEQPRAIADTLEGVTGIMPELFGDGAFNVFKQIDSVLILACGTSYYAGLTAKYWIESVAKIPVNVEIASEYRYRDSVPNPNSLVVTISQSGETADTLAALKHARGLGMLHTLTICNVATSAMVRECALAYITRAGVEVGVASTKAFTTQLAALFLLTLALAQSKGRLSDEEEAAHLKAMRHLPAALQSVLALEPHIVAWAEAFARKENALFLGRGIHYPIALEGALKLKEITYIHAEAYAAGELKHGPLALVTEEMPVVTVAPNDALIEKLKSNMQEVRARGGQLYVFADADSHIKSSEGVHVIRLPENYGLLSPILHVVPLQLLSYHTALARGTDVDKPRNLAKSVTVE comes from the coding sequence ATGTGCGGTATCGTCGCAGCAGTTGCTCAAATTAATGTCACTCCTATCCTGCTGGAAGGGCTGAAACGGCTCGAGTACCGCGGCTACGATTCCTGCGGCGTCGCCTTGCATATCGACGGCAAGCTGCAGCGTTCGCGCAGCACTTCGCGCGTGGCCGATCTCGAAATCCAGGTCGAGAAGGCGCACTTGTCCGGCTTCACCGGCATCGCCCACACCCGCTGGGCCACCCACGGCGCGCCGGCCACCCACAACGCCCACCCGCATTTCTCGCGCGACCGCATCGCCCTGGTCCACAACGGCATCATCGAAAACCACGACGAGCTGCGCGCCGAACTGCAAGCGGCCGGCTATCACTTTGAAAGCCAGACCGACACCGAAGTAATCGCCCACCTGGTCGACCACATGTACAGCGGCGACCTGTTCGCCACCGTGCAGCAGGCCGTCAAACGCCTGACCGGCGCCTATGCGATCGCCGTATTCTGCGTCGATGAACCGCATCGCGTGGTCGCCGCGCGCCAGGGCTCGCCGCTGATCGTCGGCGTCGGCCAGGGCCAGAACTTCGTCGCCTCGGACGCCATGGCGCTGGCCGGCACCACCGACCAGATCATCTACCTGGAAGAAGGCGACGTCGTCGACCTGCAATTGCAACGCGTCTGGATCGTCGACGCCGCCGGCAAGGCCGTCGAGCGCGAAGTGAAAACCGTGCATGCCTACAGCAGCGCGGTCGAACTCGGCCCCTACCAGCACTACATGCAAAAGGAAATTTTCGAACAGCCGCGCGCCATTGCCGATACCCTGGAAGGCGTCACCGGCATCATGCCGGAACTGTTCGGCGACGGCGCCTTCAACGTTTTCAAACAGATTGATTCAGTCCTGATCCTGGCTTGCGGCACCAGCTACTACGCCGGCCTGACGGCCAAATACTGGATCGAATCGGTCGCCAAGATTCCGGTCAACGTCGAGATCGCCAGCGAATACCGCTACCGCGACAGCGTGCCGAATCCGAACTCGCTAGTGGTCACCATTTCGCAAAGCGGCGAAACCGCCGACACCCTGGCCGCGCTCAAGCACGCGCGCGGATTAGGCATGCTGCACACGCTGACCATCTGCAACGTCGCCACCAGCGCCATGGTGCGAGAATGCGCGCTGGCCTACATCACCCGTGCCGGCGTCGAAGTCGGCGTCGCCTCGACCAAAGCCTTCACCACTCAGTTAGCCGCACTGTTCCTGCTGACCCTGGCGCTGGCGCAAAGCAAAGGCCGTCTCAGCGATGAAGAAGAGGCCGCCCACCTGAAAGCCATGCGCCACCTGCCTGCCGCGCTGCAAAGCGTGCTGGCGCTGGAACCGCACATCGTGGCTTGGGCCGAAGCCTTCGCCCGTAAGGAAAACGCCCTGTTCCTGGGCCGCGGCATCCACTATCCGATCGCCCTGGAAGGCGCCTTGAAACTCAAGGAAATCACCTACATCCACGCCGAAGCCTACGCCGCCGGCGAACTCAAGCACGGCCCATTGGCGCTGGTGACGGAAGAAATGCCGGTAGTGACGGTGGCGCCGAATGACGCGCTGATCGAAAAGCTCAAATCCAACATGCAAGAAGTACGCGCGCGCGGCGGCCAGCTCTACGTGTTTGCCGATGCCGATTCGCACATCAAGTCTAGCGAAGGCGTACACGTGATCCGCTTGCCGGAAAACTATGGCTTGCTGTCGCCGATTTTGCATGTGGTACCGTTGCAGCTGCTGTCGTATCACACGGCGTTGGCGCGGGGGACGGATGTGGATAAGCCGCGGAATCTGGCTAAGTCGGTTACTGTCGAATAG
- a CDS encoding Lrp/AsnC family transcriptional regulator: MEITLDELDKRILNALQADAAQTNHQLAQQVHASAPTCLRRVKRLTDAGIILRQVAIVAPDKVGAGLTAIVEVTLDNQADERLVEFEALVAAEPLLLQCYRVSPGPDFVLVVQVADMAAYHALAHQLFAAQKNVRNVRSYFSIHRSKFETRLAV, translated from the coding sequence ATGGAAATTACCCTAGACGAGCTGGACAAGCGGATTTTGAATGCCTTGCAGGCCGACGCCGCACAAACCAACCACCAGTTGGCGCAGCAGGTGCATGCCTCGGCGCCGACCTGCTTGCGGCGCGTCAAGCGCCTGACCGATGCCGGCATCATCCTGCGGCAGGTGGCGATCGTGGCGCCGGACAAGGTCGGCGCCGGCCTGACCGCTATCGTCGAAGTTACGCTCGACAACCAGGCCGACGAGCGGCTGGTGGAATTTGAAGCGTTGGTGGCGGCTGAGCCGCTGCTGCTGCAATGCTACCGGGTCTCGCCGGGGCCGGATTTCGTCCTGGTGGTGCAGGTGGCGGACATGGCGGCCTACCATGCGCTGGCGCACCAGCTGTTTGCAGCGCAAAAGAATGTGCGTAATGTGCGCTCTTATTTTTCTATCCACCGCAGCAAGTTTGAGACCCGGCTGGCGGTATAG
- the glmU gene encoding bifunctional UDP-N-acetylglucosamine diphosphorylase/glucosamine-1-phosphate N-acetyltransferase GlmU, producing MNVVILAAGMGKRMQSALPKVLHPLAGKSLLEHVVDTARSLSPTRLCIIYGHGGDAVLKQINGADLKFAKQEPQLGTGHAVAQAVPLLDDNVPTLVLYGDVPLTSSATLQRLVDAAGADQLAILTVQMADPTGYGRIVREDGKITRIVEQKDADAAERAITECNTGIMVAPTRQLKEWLANLSNNNAQGEYYLTDIVASAVASGTPVVSAQPDAVWETLGVNSKVQLAELERIHQRSIANRLLEQGVTLLDPARLDVRGALSCGRDVSIDVGCIFEGDVRIEDGAVIGAHCVIKNASIGRGANIKPFCHIEDAMVGAASQIGPYARLRPGTELGEDVHIGNFVEVKNSQIAAHSKANHLAYVGDATVGSRVNIGAGTITCNYDGANKFRTIIEDDAFIGSNSQLVAPVRVGKGATLGAGTTLTKDAPEGKLTVSRARQVTIDNWQRPVKIKK from the coding sequence ATGAACGTCGTCATCCTCGCCGCAGGCATGGGCAAACGCATGCAGTCGGCGCTGCCGAAAGTGTTACACCCATTAGCCGGAAAATCATTGCTGGAGCATGTGGTCGATACCGCGCGCAGCTTGTCGCCAACCAGGCTCTGCATCATCTACGGCCATGGCGGCGATGCAGTACTGAAGCAGATCAATGGCGCCGACCTCAAGTTCGCCAAGCAAGAGCCGCAGCTCGGCACCGGCCACGCAGTGGCCCAGGCCGTGCCACTGCTGGATGACAACGTGCCGACGCTGGTGCTGTACGGCGACGTGCCGCTCACTTCCAGCGCCACGCTGCAACGCCTGGTCGATGCCGCCGGCGCCGACCAGCTGGCGATCCTGACCGTGCAGATGGCCGATCCGACCGGCTACGGCCGCATCGTGCGTGAAGACGGCAAGATCACTCGCATCGTCGAACAGAAAGACGCCGACGCCGCCGAACGCGCCATCACCGAATGCAACACCGGCATCATGGTGGCGCCGACCCGCCAGCTCAAAGAGTGGCTAGCCAACCTATCCAACAATAACGCACAGGGCGAATACTATTTGACCGACATCGTCGCCAGCGCCGTCGCCAGCGGCACGCCGGTGGTATCGGCCCAGCCCGACGCCGTGTGGGAAACCCTGGGCGTCAACAGCAAGGTGCAGTTGGCCGAACTGGAGCGCATTCACCAGCGCAGCATCGCCAACCGCCTGCTGGAACAAGGCGTCACCCTGCTCGATCCGGCACGGTTGGATGTACGTGGCGCGTTGAGCTGCGGCCGCGATGTCAGCATTGACGTCGGCTGCATCTTCGAAGGCGATGTCCGCATCGAAGACGGCGCCGTGATCGGCGCCCATTGCGTCATCAAGAATGCCAGCATCGGCCGCGGCGCCAACATCAAACCCTTCTGCCATATCGAAGATGCGATGGTCGGCGCCGCGTCGCAGATCGGTCCTTACGCAAGGCTGCGCCCGGGCACCGAGCTGGGCGAAGACGTCCACATCGGCAACTTCGTCGAAGTCAAGAACAGCCAGATCGCCGCGCACAGCAAGGCCAACCACCTGGCCTATGTCGGCGACGCCACGGTCGGTTCGCGCGTCAACATCGGCGCCGGCACCATCACCTGCAACTACGACGGCGCCAACAAATTCCGCACCATCATAGAAGACGACGCCTTTATCGGCAGCAACAGCCAGCTGGTGGCGCCGGTGCGCGTCGGCAAGGGTGCCACGCTCGGCGCCGGCACCACGCTGACCAAGGACGCGCCGGAAGGCAAGCTGACCGTCTCGCGTGCGCGCCAGGTCACCATCGACAATTGGCAGCGGCCGGTGAAGATCAAGAAGTAA
- a CDS encoding YXWGXW repeat-containing protein: MNRRRFQRYLVLSAVAAATVSLAGCVVEPPRTRVEYREVKVVQAPPAPLVEVVPPAPYPDSYWIAGHWKWENNRYVWNNGHWEQSRPNMVFQHAYWSNDGGQWNFHPGRWVQINNTYNSAPIVINVAPPPPRVEIMTAAPSPDHVWIAGYWRWNNGRHDWVNGHWEARRDGYFWAPGHWVRNGNGWAFSGGFWQHY; the protein is encoded by the coding sequence ATGAACCGCCGTCGTTTTCAGCGTTACCTGGTATTGTCCGCCGTCGCCGCCGCCACGGTGTCGCTGGCGGGCTGCGTGGTCGAACCGCCGCGCACCCGGGTCGAATACCGTGAAGTAAAAGTAGTACAGGCGCCGCCGGCGCCGCTGGTGGAAGTGGTGCCGCCGGCGCCCTATCCGGATTCCTACTGGATCGCCGGCCACTGGAAGTGGGAAAACAACCGCTACGTCTGGAATAACGGCCATTGGGAGCAATCGCGCCCGAACATGGTTTTCCAGCACGCCTACTGGAGCAATGACGGCGGCCAATGGAATTTCCATCCCGGCCGCTGGGTGCAGATCAACAATACCTACAACAGCGCACCGATCGTGATCAATGTCGCGCCACCGCCGCCGCGGGTGGAAATCATGACAGCGGCGCCTAGCCCTGACCATGTCTGGATCGCTGGCTACTGGCGCTGGAACAACGGCCGCCACGACTGGGTCAACGGCCATTGGGAAGCGCGCCGCGACGGCTATTTCTGGGCGCCCGGCCACTGGGTCCGCAATGGCAACGGCTGGGCCTTCTCGGGCGGTTTCTGGCAACACTACTGA
- a CDS encoding YegP family protein, protein MAGSYVLKKSVDGQFYFLLYSDNGEVVLNSEMYVAKASAENGIASVQSNSTQDDRYSRNQASNGRFYFNLKAANHQVIGSSQMYSTTSARDAGIHAVKKNGPNTNIKDEA, encoded by the coding sequence ATGGCAGGGTCCTATGTACTCAAGAAGTCTGTGGATGGACAGTTTTACTTCCTGCTCTACTCTGACAACGGCGAAGTGGTGCTCAACAGCGAGATGTATGTCGCCAAGGCATCCGCCGAAAACGGCATCGCCTCGGTGCAGAGCAACAGCACCCAGGACGACCGCTATAGCCGCAACCAGGCTTCCAACGGCCGCTTCTATTTCAACCTGAAAGCAGCCAACCATCAGGTCATCGGCAGCAGCCAGATGTACAGCACCACCAGCGCGCGCGACGCCGGCATCCACGCCGTCAAGAAAAACGGTCCCAATACCAATATCAAAGACGAAGCCTGA
- the ttcA gene encoding tRNA 2-thiocytidine(32) synthetase TtcA, which translates to MQDQLSAVSQPLPAHDAASAPSHKSAEKIAHENNKLHKRLCRQVGQAIGDFNMIEDGDKVMVCLSGGKDSYALLDILMTLRERAPINFEIVAVNLDQKQPNFPDHILPAYLDKLGVAYHIENQDTYSIVKRLIPEGKTTCSLCSRLRRGILYRVATELGATKVALGHHRDDIMETFFLNMFFGGKLKSMPAKLQSDDGKQIVIRPLAYVKEADLIRYAEVKQFPIIPCDLCGSQENLQRKQIKGMLREWEKKFPGRVDNVFASLSTVAPSHLMDRNLFGFTGLKASGIADPNGDIAFDDDPCSTPTGATVSSIIPLQAVVQSGAQLDVQLDAQLGTHLDTHLAK; encoded by the coding sequence ATGCAAGACCAATTATCCGCAGTAAGCCAGCCCTTGCCGGCACATGACGCCGCCAGCGCGCCCAGCCACAAGAGCGCTGAAAAGATCGCCCACGAAAACAACAAGCTGCACAAGCGCCTGTGCCGCCAGGTCGGCCAGGCGATCGGCGATTTCAACATGATCGAAGACGGCGACAAGGTGATGGTCTGCCTGTCCGGCGGCAAGGATAGCTACGCCCTGCTCGACATCCTGATGACCTTGCGCGAACGGGCGCCGATCAATTTCGAGATCGTCGCCGTCAACCTCGACCAGAAGCAACCGAACTTCCCCGACCACATCCTGCCGGCCTACCTGGACAAGCTGGGCGTCGCCTATCACATCGAAAACCAGGACACCTACAGCATCGTCAAGCGCCTGATCCCGGAAGGCAAAACCACCTGCTCGCTCTGTTCACGCCTGCGGCGCGGCATTCTGTACCGCGTCGCCACGGAACTGGGCGCGACCAAAGTCGCCCTCGGCCACCACCGCGACGACATCATGGAAACCTTCTTCCTCAACATGTTTTTCGGCGGCAAACTGAAGAGCATGCCGGCCAAGCTGCAGTCGGACGACGGCAAGCAGATCGTCATCCGGCCGCTGGCCTACGTCAAGGAAGCCGATTTGATCCGCTACGCCGAGGTCAAGCAGTTCCCGATCATTCCCTGCGACCTCTGCGGCAGCCAGGAAAACCTGCAGCGCAAGCAGATCAAGGGCATGCTGCGCGAATGGGAAAAGAAATTCCCTGGACGGGTCGACAACGTTTTCGCTTCGCTGTCGACGGTGGCGCCATCGCACCTGATGGACCGCAACCTGTTCGGCTTCACCGGCCTCAAGGCCAGCGGCATCGCCGACCCCAACGGCGATATCGCCTTTGACGACGATCCCTGCTCAACGCCCACCGGCGCCACGGTCTCCAGCATCATTCCGCTGCAGGCAGTCGTGCAATCAGGTGCACAGTTGGATGTGCAGTTGGACGCGCAGTTAGGCACGCATTTAGATACGCATTTAGCTAAATAA
- a CDS encoding dihydroneopterin aldolase produces the protein MLSALIHPDLSDCRRLFLRDYEVQINIGVYESEKQGTQRALINVDLFVPLALSTPTKDHMDDVLDYNFMRNTVAKRMAQGHIHLQETLCDDLVSALLQHPRVRAVRVSTEKPDAYPDCHSVGVEVFRIKPKA, from the coding sequence ATGCTCTCCGCACTCATCCATCCCGACCTTAGCGATTGCCGTCGCCTGTTCCTGCGCGACTACGAAGTGCAGATCAATATCGGCGTCTACGAATCTGAAAAACAAGGCACCCAGCGCGCGCTGATCAATGTCGACCTGTTCGTGCCGCTGGCTTTGTCGACCCCGACCAAAGACCATATGGATGACGTGCTGGATTACAATTTTATGCGCAATACCGTGGCCAAGCGCATGGCCCAGGGTCATATCCATTTGCAGGAAACCTTGTGCGACGACCTCGTCAGCGCGCTGCTGCAGCATCCGCGCGTGCGCGCGGTACGGGTCTCCACGGAAAAGCCGGACGCCTATCCCGATTGCCATTCGGTCGGCGTCGAAGTATTCCGCATCAAGCCGAAAGCCTGA
- a CDS encoding SDR family oxidoreductase, translating to MPTRITADHAVALVTDAASTLGRAIALALARQGWQLALHYQEDSVPPALVVLLQECQALGVKAAAMRCRLSDDKDVSSLLPAVATALGEVRCLVNNASHVEHDTATAFSPAGLARHMQTNLAAPLQLAQELHALTCKTPGAQAVVINLLDQKLFNPQPDYLSYTLSKAALHSATTLLAQALAPQLRVVGIAPALPAVDPAALEDIAAAVCFAAASSAITGSTLLVDGGQHLHPHPRDQSTASGPLFQPH from the coding sequence ATGCCAACCAGAATAACCGCCGATCATGCCGTAGCCCTTGTCACCGATGCCGCCAGCACGCTCGGCCGCGCCATCGCGCTGGCGCTGGCGCGGCAGGGCTGGCAACTGGCCTTGCATTATCAGGAAGACAGCGTGCCGCCTGCGTTGGTAGTGCTGCTGCAGGAATGCCAGGCGCTGGGCGTCAAGGCAGCCGCAATGCGCTGCCGCCTGAGCGATGACAAAGACGTCAGCAGCTTGCTGCCGGCGGTCGCCACGGCACTGGGCGAAGTCCGTTGCCTGGTCAACAACGCCAGCCATGTCGAGCACGATACGGCGACAGCATTTTCGCCGGCCGGCCTGGCGCGCCACATGCAAACCAACCTGGCGGCGCCGCTGCAGCTGGCGCAGGAACTGCATGCGCTGACCTGCAAGACACCGGGTGCGCAGGCGGTGGTGATCAACCTGCTGGACCAGAAACTGTTCAATCCGCAGCCGGATTATTTATCCTATACTTTGTCCAAAGCAGCGCTGCACAGCGCCACCACCTTGCTGGCGCAAGCCCTGGCGCCGCAGCTGCGGGTAGTCGGCATTGCGCCGGCGCTGCCGGCCGTCGATCCGGCCGCTTTGGAAGACATTGCCGCGGCGGTCTGTTTTGCCGCCGCCTCTTCCGCCATTACCGGCAGCACGCTGCTGGTCGATGGCGGCCAGCATTTGCATCCTCATCCACGGGACCAGAGCACCGCTTCCGGCCCGCTGTTCCAACCTCACTGA
- a CDS encoding class I SAM-dependent methyltransferase: protein MQLQLPEASVEAQRASRLLHNLIGTDIRLQQGWISFARYMELLLYAPDLGYYSGGAAKLGKDGDFTTAPEITPLFGATLAQLTTELLASSPALKPQILEFGAGSGQLAFDILSELAAGGAAAQPLQAYYIVELSAELRARQQLKLRDFPQVQWLDRLPEAFSGVVLGNEVLDAMPVELVLLGEQGQGWLQRGVGLIGENDQFVYIDRPAGPTLIAQIPDADTLVPGHLTEVHPVAIGFMHSVAAMLKAGQGGIAIFLDYGFPAAEYYLQQRDQGTLMCHYRHHAHPDPFYLPGLQDVTAHVDFTAMARAALDSGLELLGYTSQAAFLLEAGIGQLLLRTPPENALQYLPQANAMQKLVSPAEMGELFKVLAVGVGAELPARFSRHDRSHRL, encoded by the coding sequence ATGCAACTGCAATTACCCGAAGCTTCGGTCGAAGCACAGCGCGCATCGCGCCTGTTACACAATCTGATCGGCACTGACATCCGCCTGCAGCAGGGCTGGATTTCGTTCGCACGTTATATGGAACTGCTGCTGTACGCGCCGGATCTCGGTTATTACAGCGGCGGCGCAGCAAAATTGGGCAAAGACGGTGATTTTACAACCGCGCCCGAGATTACGCCGCTTTTTGGCGCAACTTTGGCGCAATTGACAACAGAGTTGCTGGCTTCATCGCCTGCGCTCAAGCCGCAGATCCTCGAATTCGGCGCCGGCAGCGGCCAACTGGCCTTCGACATCCTGAGCGAACTGGCCGCCGGCGGCGCTGCGGCGCAACCTTTACAAGCCTATTACATCGTCGAGCTGTCTGCTGAACTGCGCGCGCGCCAGCAGCTCAAGCTGCGCGATTTCCCCCAAGTCCAGTGGCTCGACCGCTTGCCCGAGGCATTTTCCGGTGTGGTGCTGGGCAACGAAGTGCTGGATGCCATGCCGGTGGAACTGGTGCTGCTGGGCGAGCAAGGCCAGGGCTGGCTGCAGCGCGGGGTTGGGCTCATTGGCGAAAATGATCAATTTGTCTACATCGACCGGCCGGCCGGTCCGACGCTGATTGCCCAGATCCCTGATGCCGACACGCTGGTGCCCGGCCACCTGACCGAAGTGCATCCGGTTGCCATCGGTTTCATGCATTCGGTAGCAGCGATGTTGAAAGCCGGGCAGGGCGGGATCGCCATTTTCCTCGACTACGGTTTCCCGGCGGCGGAATACTATCTGCAACAACGCGACCAGGGCACGCTGATGTGCCATTACCGCCATCACGCCCATCCCGATCCCTTCTATCTGCCGGGTTTGCAGGATGTGACCGCGCATGTTGATTTCACCGCCATGGCAAGGGCCGCACTGGATTCGGGCCTGGAGCTGCTGGGTTACACCAGCCAGGCTGCCTTTTTGCTGGAAGCCGGCATCGGTCAGCTGCTGTTGCGTACGCCGCCGGAGAATGCATTACAGTATCTGCCGCAGGCTAACGCCATGCAAAAACTGGTGTCGCCGGCCGAAATGGGCGAGCTGTTCAAGGTGCTGGCGGTTGGCGTCGGCGCCGAATTGCCCGCGCGCTTCAGCCGCCATGACCGCAGTCATCGCCTGTAG
- a CDS encoding DUF2905 domain-containing protein gives MIRWMLVIFVAVIVFSSALPWLEKLGLGRLPGDVRFTLFGKNFSLPFASTVLLSTVIFLLVRIL, from the coding sequence ATGATCCGCTGGATGCTGGTGATTTTCGTTGCCGTGATTGTCTTTTCCAGCGCCTTGCCCTGGCTGGAAAAGCTCGGCCTCGGCCGCCTGCCCGGCGATGTGCGCTTCACCCTGTTCGGCAAGAATTTCTCGCTGCCGTTCGCCTCGACTGTCCTGCTGTCGACCGTGATTTTCCTGCTGGTGCGGATATTGTAG
- a CDS encoding ArsC/Spx/MgsR family protein, producing MITIYHNPRCSKSREALTLAEQFSNEKKLALEIVDYQKTPLTLAQLQDLHRTLGGPVRAMVRDNEPEYAALGLAQADDAGLLAALAAHPKLLQRLIVVYRKRAVIARPPQLLDQLFAI from the coding sequence ATGATCACGATCTATCACAACCCGCGCTGCTCGAAATCGCGCGAAGCCTTGACGCTGGCAGAACAATTCAGCAATGAGAAAAAACTTGCGCTGGAAATCGTCGACTATCAGAAGACACCGCTGACGCTGGCGCAGCTGCAGGATTTGCACCGGACACTCGGTGGTCCGGTGCGCGCCATGGTGCGCGACAACGAGCCGGAATATGCGGCGCTCGGCCTGGCGCAGGCCGATGACGCTGGCTTGCTGGCAGCCCTGGCGGCACATCCGAAACTGTTGCAGCGGCTTATCGTGGTCTACCGCAAGCGTGCAGTGATTGCGCGACCGCCGCAGCTGCTCGATCAGCTATTCGCGATTTAA